AAACGGCACAGGAAAGGCGCTATCACGCATTGGTTTATCTGGCAAAGGTTGCAATTACAATGCTGTTTTGCTTTGCATTCGTCAGCGTGTTCAGCATTTTATTCGGTAACGAAAACAGCGTTGTGGGCGTTGTTGTTTTATTGTGCTTAATGGTATTCCGCAATGCGGATTTTGGGCTGCATACAGGGCAATCTACCCTGCTGCTGGCGTTATTTTTTGTGGATATGGCGGTTTTTCCGCATTTGGCACAGCAGGCAGCACCACTGCCGGCGTTGCTTTTGAATGTGGCGGCACTTGCGTTTCTTGTTATTTTCGGGTGCCATAATCCGTTTATGTATAATCAGTCCACTCTGGTTTTGGGATACCTGCTGCTTTATGGATATGATGTTTCGGGAGACAGCTACCGGATGCGTTTGATTGCCATGGCTGTCGGCGCACTGCTTTCCTGTCTGGTGTTTTACAGAAACCATAAAAGCCGCACCTATCAAACAGGAATTAAGGGGGTTTTGCAGGCATTTGATCTGACCTCCTCCCGCACAAATTGGCAGCTTTGCCAGATTATCTGCGTACCCATGGTGCTTTTTCTTGCGGAGCTGTGCAAAATGCCCCGTGCCATGTGGGCAGGCATTGCGGCGATGTCTGCCATTGTGCCGCTGATGGCAGATATGCAGGCGCGGGTGAAAAACAGAATCATCGGCAACGTGGCAGGGGTGCTTTGCTTTCTGGTGCTATATACCCTTCTGCCTACCTCGATTTATGCCTATATCGGAATCCTTGGCGGTATCGGCGTTGGCTTTTCTGCGAAGTATGGCTGGCAGGCAGTGTTTAATACCTTTGGTGCGCTTGCCATTGCAGAGGAGCTTTACGGCCTCAAGGGTGCAGTGGGGCTTCGTGTGGCGCAAAATGTGTTTGGGGTTGTGTTTGCCCTGCTGTTCTGCGTTGCGTTTTATTGGGTGATGGAACGGGTGACGGGAAGAAGGATAGCAGGAGAGCAGAATATCTAATGCGGAAAATGCGTTCTTCGGATGCCGTGACATGTGTCCCGTGACCGTTATCATCATACGGCGCTGTCCTTCCGTTGATAAAATCCCGGAAGGCAATAATCCTGTTTTCAGGCAGAATAAAATCCGCCACAGGGGAAAT
This genomic window from Anaerotignum faecicola contains:
- a CDS encoding FUSC family protein, giving the protein MTFYQELQLNQAGSKELLRKSETAQERRYHALVYLAKVAITMLFCFAFVSVFSILFGNENSVVGVVVLLCLMVFRNADFGLHTGQSTLLLALFFVDMAVFPHLAQQAAPLPALLLNVAALAFLVIFGCHNPFMYNQSTLVLGYLLLYGYDVSGDSYRMRLIAMAVGALLSCLVFYRNHKSRTYQTGIKGVLQAFDLTSSRTNWQLCQIICVPMVLFLAELCKMPRAMWAGIAAMSAIVPLMADMQARVKNRIIGNVAGVLCFLVLYTLLPTSIYAYIGILGGIGVGFSAKYGWQAVFNTFGALAIAEELYGLKGAVGLRVAQNVFGVVFALLFCVAFYWVMERVTGRRIAGEQNI